Below is a genomic region from Fibrobacter sp. UWH6.
CTTCCCAGATTCACTCTGCACAGAAATGGTTCCGCCCATCATATTCACGATGTTCTTGCAAATGGCAAGGCCCAGGCCCGTTCCCTGAATGCCGCTGACCGTCGAAGTCTTCTCACGTTCAAAAGGTTCGAATACGTGTTTCTGGAATTCCTCACTCATTCCGATGCCATCATCTTCTACGACCAACTCGTAGGCGGCAGACTGGTCAACAGCGGCCCCCTTCTGCTTAACTCGCAAGGAAACATGACCGCCATCATGAGAAAACTTGATTGCATTTCCCATCAAGTTCAAAAGAACCTGGTTCAGTCGCAACTTGTCGCAAGAGACAGAATCGTTAATAACTTCACTGGTATCAAAAATCAAGGTTAGAGACTTTTCCTTGGAGCTTTCATTGACGATGGTCTCGATTTCACGGATCATCGCAGAAATGCTGGCAGGAGCTTCATCGATCTTGACCTTACCGCTTTCGATGCGGCTCATATCCAGGACATCGTTCACCAGTTCCAGCAAGTGGCGACCGGCTGTAGAAATCTTTGAGATGTAGCCCTTTAACTGCTCACGTTCATCTAGGTGAGTACTGGCCAGGCTAGAGAAACCAAGGATTGCGTTCAGCGGAGTTCGAATATCATGGCTCATGTTATTCAGGAAAGCAGACTTGGCGGCGCTGGCCTGCTGTGCAGTCACAAAGGCGTCCCGCAAGGTTGCCTGCTGCTGTTCCAGCTGAAGTTCCATTTCTTTCTGGTTATTGATATCGATAAACACACCGATCATCGAAATGGGCGATCCATTTTTACGTCTAGTCACACGCCCAGCCGCATGGAACCAATGGTAGACCCCATTCTTCATCTTGGCTCGATATTCTACATCGTATACAATTCGATCAGACCTGTCGTATACCGCAGTCCAGAAAGAATTAAGGATAATATCGCGGTCTTCGGGGTGAAGCCGCTCCGACCAGGCGTCCAACGTATTCGGGAACTCATCAATAGAAGAGTACCCCATCATCTTGCGGTAGGCTTCACTACGGTAGCACGAGACAACCTCGCCAGCCTCATCAAAATCAACATTCCACATGCCCGACTTGATGGACTCATTCAACTTCTGCAAATGTTCCTGACGAAGCAAAGCCTGCTTTTCGTCGTTAATGGAACGTGCGCAAAATAGAGCCTCAACCGTATCACCAAATTCGTTCAAGGTCAGAGGAATAATCAGGGCACGACTCCAGCCCGAGAAAACCCCAAGGAATTCCTCTGTAATGGTGTTCTTGCCCCTCAATCGTTCTTGCATGGTATCAATATCTGTAAAACGACTGATGGCAGCCTTATCCTCGGCCGACACCGTCTTTTCTGTCAACAGGTAGAATCCCTGTCTTGCATCCCCTTCTACACCAACCAGGTTACGAATTGCCTCTGTAGACTTGATTTCCTTGAAGTTCTTTTTTTCTAGATCAAAAAGGTAGAGGGCATAAAAAGGGTTACCCAGACAACGAATCACCGAGGAGTTCAGACGTTCATGTTCAAGGCTCGTTTCCAGTTCGCTGTTTCGGGCAATGAGACTGAAGTTCAACTCGTCAATCTTTGCAGATTGCTTCGCCAGTTCCTTACGTTGATGTAAGTCATTCACCTTGGTTCGATTTATCACGTAGCAAAGCATGCAACCGGCCACAGCAAAGGGAACAACGTCAACAACATCCGCCAAAAAGATTTCGTAATCCTTTACGTGGTGACTGCAAACCAGGAAAGCCCCGGTACCTACAATATTCAACCCGATCATTCGAAGGGGCAAATCGTAAAAGAAAATCGGAAGGACAACCACCATAGCCGCCATGGCCACAGCCAATCCCCTAGGCCCATGGGCACATCCGGCATAAATCGCAAGAATGTAGCACGAAATCAAGACCACATAGCAAAAAGGGAGAATGACCTTCGGGAACGAGACGCCAAACTTATAGGAAATAAAGAACATGCCGTAATTCAGCACAGAAAAGGCGATGTAGGCAAGAGAGCTCACCATGACACCGCGGCTTTCCCAGAATATGGCTGCCAGAGCCAGGGCAAGCACGACCGTACCCAGCAAAAAAGACAAAGCCATCAAAAGTTTTCGGTTGGATTCCGGAAAAAGTTCGCTAGCCTGAGAATACTGCTCACGAGTAAAGCCGGCAAAAAGAGCAAAATCCTTTATTTTATTCAATAAAACCATATACTCTAATCTTATAAAAAAAATAGGCCGTATGCAAACGTCCTATTACTACAACTCGTAATTATGCCGATAGTTTTATCACTTTTTCTTTACGGCCAACACGACAACCGAGGCAAGAACCAGCAAAATACCCAACGCAAGTCTTATAGTCAGCGTTTCTCCAAAGACGCAAACCCCAATAACTACAGCCGTAAGAGGTTCAAGGCCACCCATAATCGCCGTGGAAGTGGAACCCACAATCTTAACCGCCTTGGTCATCAGTACCAGAGACAACACGGTAGGTACAAAACCAAGCATCAGGGCCCACCCGTACGAAGACGGGGACTGCAGCAAGGGAGGAAGCCCCGACCCAAGGCTCACGGAATACAGCGTAAGGAACAACAGGCAGAAAATCATCACGTAGAAGGTAAGCTTCAGGGGTCCCATCTGCAAATTGGCCTTGTTCACGAACACGATATAAATGGCGTAAGTGAAAGAAGAAAGGAATACCAGCAGAAGCCCGATGGAACTCAGGGGCATACCCCCTTCCCCACCTCGATACAGGAGACCGATCCCCAAAAGAGACAAAGCGATGGCGGCACCGGTTTTGGCGGTTAGGCGTTCCTTATAGATGAGGGCCATCATAAGGGCTACTTCTAACGGATAAAGAAAAAGTAGCGTGGAGGCAAGTCCTGCATCCATGTAATTGAAAGCCGCAAAAAGAGTCAGGGCACAAAAGGCAAACAGGAATCCAAGAACCGCAAGAGGAAGAATCTCAGCCTTCTTGATGGCGAACCGATTGCGGTTGAACAACATCAGCAGAGCCAGCAGCACAATGGCCGTAGCAAAGCGATAGCACAGCACCGATTCAGGAGACAACCCTTCGCGATACAGGAACAAGGCTCCCAACGGATTAGTGCCGTAACAGATGGCGGCACCACACCCGTAAAAAATGCCCTTCACCGAATTACTAAGCAAAGGCGCACCCCCGAACCTTAGCACTACGTGAGCATAAGGCTGCTCGTATTAACGAGCTGCCGTTGCGAGAGCGAGCGCCTACAGGATGTTCTTCTCCAGCCTTAGCGCGAGCGGTCTTACGTGAGCATAAGACAGCTCGTATTAACGAGCCGCCGTTGCGAGAGCGAGCGCCTACAGGATGTCCTTCTCCAGCCTTAGCGCGAGCGGTCTTAAATCGCGAACTTAGTTGCATCGGCAAGCTGAACGCTAGCAATACGGGAAATACCCTTGATTTCCTGGGTCACGCCGTACAGCATATCGGCTTCAGCCATGGTACGCTTGTTATGGGTCACCACGATGAACAAGGTCTGCTTGCTGAATTCACGGAGGAGGGCCATGAAACGACCCACGTTAGCGTCGTCCAGAGGACCATCCACTTCGTCCAGCACGCAGTACGGAGACGGCTTTTCCATGTAGATGGCGAAGAGCAGTGCCGTTGCGGTCAAAGCATGTTCACCACCAGACAGGGCCTTGATGCCACGCATCTTCTTACCGGTAGGACGGACGTTAATTTCGATATCGGCGTCCAGGATATCCATGGGCTTGCCCATTTCGTCTACCTTTTCGATAAGACTCATCTTGGTTTCGCCATTCAGGAACAGCTTACTGAACACGAACTGGAAGTTCTTCTGAATGCGTGCGAAAGTATCCAGATAGCGCTTGCGGGCGATGTCGTCCAGCTTGGTGATAGTACGATCCAGAGAGGCACGGGCGCGGTCCAAATCGTCGAACTGCTTTTCCACTTCTTCAAGACGTTTCTTTTCGTCTTCGTAGTCTTCCATCACGTTCACGTTGATGGGGCCCAGTTCCTTGATCTTGCCACGGAGTTCGCGAATTTCGCGGTCAGCTTCGGGCTGGCTGTATTCCACACGTTCAAAGTCTTCAGGATTAGAAAGGTCGAAATTGTATTCGTTGGTCACGCGTTCCACGAGGCGGTCCAGGTTGGCCTGCAAGGCTTCCTGACGGCGGCCCACGTCGTTCAATTCCTTCATCTTCTCGATCATGTCGTCACGGAGGCGGTTTACCTCGGAGCGCCATTCTTCAAGGTCGCCAGAAACCAGGTCGAACTTTTCCTTGGCCAAGTCGCGCTGACCTTCGAGATCGCGGAGGGCAGAATCCTTGGACTGGATCTGGATTTCAAGTTCGCGGCCATCTTCGTTATTCTTTTCGATGGCGATGGTATTCTTTTCCATTTCTTCGGAACGGTTCCTGATGGAATTTTCCAGGTAACCGATCTGATCGGCAATACTCTTCAGGCGGTTTTCATTCTGAGCCAGGCGGGCGTTCTTGTCGTTGGCGGAACGTTCCAGTTCGCGGACATCTTCTTCCTTCTCGCGATACATGGTATCCTGTTCCGTCAGTTCGTCGTTGACTCTGGAGTATTCGGCTTCCACACGTTCCATCGTAGCGGAAGCTTCCTGAAGTTCGGCATCGCTGTTCTTGGATTCTTCGGCAGCCTGAATCTTGCTTTCCGCATTGCGGATGTCATTTTCAAGCTGGGCAATGCGACGGTCGCAGTTCTGAACCGTATTGTTCTGGATAGAAAGGCCTGCGGTACCGCCACGCTTCATATCCTGCTTTTCGCGAATTTCATCGGCCAGGGAAGCAAGCATCTGGCTATCTTCATCCACAAGTTCCTGGATGCGGGCCACTTCATCTTCCATCTGGGAAGCTTCGGACTGGGCATTTTCCAGCAGTTCCAGAGCTTCGGCAATTTCATTCTTGCGAGACAAGGCTCCAGAAGTCGCCGCACCGCTGGAAACCAGGCCGCTAGTACGGACAATGGCATCGGGTGCCACAAAGCAAAGATCCTCGTCACGCATGGAACGGGCGAAGTTCAAGGCCGTCTGCAGGGAATCCACCACAAAGTAGCGGGAAAGGATTCCAGAAAGCCAGGGACCGATTTCGGGATCAGCCTTTACAAAGTCATTCAGGCAGCCCACAACTCCTTCACCGGAAACGGTTCCCGTGTATGCAGGAGCGCTATCGCTTGCCAGGGCCAGCAGGGCCTTGCCCACATTGTAGCCCTTCATGGAATTGACCACGTCCACCACGGCGGAATCGTTGGCCACCACCACGGCATCCATCAAGTCGCCCAGGGCGGCTTCCACCTGGGAAGCATATTCGGGAGCGGCCTCGATACGTTCGCTCAAAAGGCCACCAACCACGTCGGCCTTGTTCTCCATGAGCCAACGGCTGGCATCAGTTCCTTCGTTGGCCACGCTCTGAAGTACGTCAATTCTAGACTGGAGGCGAGCCTCTTCGTTGCGCAGATTCTGTAACTTCTTCTGGGCATCCTGAAGGTCAGCCTTGCCGGCTTCCAGACGTTCTTCACGGGTAGATTTCTGTTCGGTCAGACGTTCAATATCTTCATCTGCCCTATCCATATTTTCCTGGATATCGCGGATAATGTCCTGGGCAGAATTCTTCTGGTTATTCAGGTTTTCCAGTTCCCCCTGCCAGCGGGTCAAGTTTCCCTGGAGCAGGGCGGCTTCGGCATCCATACGTTCAAAGCGGCTCTTGAGAGAGTTGGCCTTGTTGGTTGCCTGCAGACGCTGGTTAGAAAGTTCCCTAGACTGCTGGCGCAAGTCATCCAGCTTATCACGCATGACCTGCAAGGTTTCCCGTTCACGTTCCAGCAGGGCATTCAGTTCGTCCATTTCGTTGTCGGAACCCAGAGCCGCATTTTCTTCTTCAAGGCGACCACGTTCCACGGTCAATTCCTCGACCTTGGACTGGTTGCGGCTAATTTCTTCCTGGGCGCGATCGTTGGCGGATTCCAGGCTAGACACCACATCACGGATACGACCGATGTTGTTATTCAAGTCGTTCAGTTCGATGGTGGCCTTCTGAACATCGCGTTCCAAATCACGGTATGCGGTTTCATCTTCGGCGATCAACAATTTCTTTTCGTCAATCTTGGCCTGGAGCACCGTTGCGTTGGTCTTGGCGCTTTCCACCTCGTGGTTCATTCGCTTGGTGGTGGTATCCAGAGTAGAAAGACCTTCCTTCATATCTTCGTACTTGTCGA
It encodes:
- a CDS encoding hybrid sensor histidine kinase/response regulator, which encodes MVLLNKIKDFALFAGFTREQYSQASELFPESNRKLLMALSFLLGTVVLALALAAIFWESRGVMVSSLAYIAFSVLNYGMFFISYKFGVSFPKVILPFCYVVLISCYILAIYAGCAHGPRGLAVAMAAMVVVLPIFFYDLPLRMIGLNIVGTGAFLVCSHHVKDYEIFLADVVDVVPFAVAGCMLCYVINRTKVNDLHQRKELAKQSAKIDELNFSLIARNSELETSLEHERLNSSVIRCLGNPFYALYLFDLEKKNFKEIKSTEAIRNLVGVEGDARQGFYLLTEKTVSAEDKAAISRFTDIDTMQERLRGKNTITEEFLGVFSGWSRALIIPLTLNEFGDTVEALFCARSINDEKQALLRQEHLQKLNESIKSGMWNVDFDEAGEVVSCYRSEAYRKMMGYSSIDEFPNTLDAWSERLHPEDRDIILNSFWTAVYDRSDRIVYDVEYRAKMKNGVYHWFHAAGRVTRRKNGSPISMIGVFIDINNQKEMELQLEQQQATLRDAFVTAQQASAAKSAFLNNMSHDIRTPLNAILGFSSLASTHLDEREQLKGYISKISTAGRHLLELVNDVLDMSRIESGKVKIDEAPASISAMIREIETIVNESSKEKSLTLIFDTSEVINDSVSCDKLRLNQVLLNLMGNAIKFSHDGGHVSLRVKQKGAAVDQSAAYELVVEDDGIGMSEEFQKHVFEPFEREKTSTVSGIQGTGLGLAICKNIVNMMGGTISVQSESGKGTKFTVSLSFKIEETVVVEEPDVKIENIAPKSFKGLKVLLVEDNELNAEIAQSILQEAGFVVDTVGDGSVAVERIRTAELGQYDVILMDVQMPVMDGYEATRQIRAMHRSGISSLPIIAVTANAFEEDRLQALQAGMDGHVGKPIEIPKLLKTLESVLR
- a CDS encoding DMT family transporter produces the protein MLSNSVKGIFYGCGAAICYGTNPLGALFLYREGLSPESVLCYRFATAIVLLALLMLFNRNRFAIKKAEILPLAVLGFLFAFCALTLFAAFNYMDAGLASTLLFLYPLEVALMMALIYKERLTAKTGAAIALSLLGIGLLYRGGEGGMPLSSIGLLLVFLSSFTYAIYIVFVNKANLQMGPLKLTFYVMIFCLLFLTLYSVSLGSGLPPLLQSPSSYGWALMLGFVPTVLSLVLMTKAVKIVGSTSTAIMGGLEPLTAVVIGVCVFGETLTIRLALGILLVLASVVVLAVKKK
- the smc gene encoding chromosome segregation protein SMC, translated to MQITKLKIFGFKSFAQRTEVNFPTKGLTAVVGPNGCGKSNITDAIRWVLGEQKAAALRMGKMQDVIFSGTEERAAMSLAEVSIVIDNSDGTLNSEYSEVIVTRRVHRDGSGEYLINNQECRLRDVHALLFDSGLGSSTYSQMNADMIKAVLSDKADDRRVLFEEAAGVSKYKQQRKETRRQLERVQMDMDRVEDNLRSVRRSVRQYETQAEKVNEFKRLSKRLRELDLSVSVDKYEDMKEGLSTLDTTTKRMNHEVESAKTNATVLQAKIDEKKLLIAEDETAYRDLERDVQKATIELNDLNNNIGRIRDVVSSLESANDRAQEEISRNQSKVEELTVERGRLEEENAALGSDNEMDELNALLERERETLQVMRDKLDDLRQQSRELSNQRLQATNKANSLKSRFERMDAEAALLQGNLTRWQGELENLNNQKNSAQDIIRDIQENMDRADEDIERLTEQKSTREERLEAGKADLQDAQKKLQNLRNEEARLQSRIDVLQSVANEGTDASRWLMENKADVVGGLLSERIEAAPEYASQVEAALGDLMDAVVVANDSAVVDVVNSMKGYNVGKALLALASDSAPAYTGTVSGEGVVGCLNDFVKADPEIGPWLSGILSRYFVVDSLQTALNFARSMRDEDLCFVAPDAIVRTSGLVSSGAATSGALSRKNEIAEALELLENAQSEASQMEDEVARIQELVDEDSQMLASLADEIREKQDMKRGGTAGLSIQNNTVQNCDRRIAQLENDIRNAESKIQAAEESKNSDAELQEASATMERVEAEYSRVNDELTEQDTMYREKEEDVRELERSANDKNARLAQNENRLKSIADQIGYLENSIRNRSEEMEKNTIAIEKNNEDGRELEIQIQSKDSALRDLEGQRDLAKEKFDLVSGDLEEWRSEVNRLRDDMIEKMKELNDVGRRQEALQANLDRLVERVTNEYNFDLSNPEDFERVEYSQPEADREIRELRGKIKELGPINVNVMEDYEDEKKRLEEVEKQFDDLDRARASLDRTITKLDDIARKRYLDTFARIQKNFQFVFSKLFLNGETKMSLIEKVDEMGKPMDILDADIEINVRPTGKKMRGIKALSGGEHALTATALLFAIYMEKPSPYCVLDEVDGPLDDANVGRFMALLREFSKQTLFIVVTHNKRTMAEADMLYGVTQEIKGISRIASVQLADATKFAI